TGTATTGTCAGTATCTGTTTAAAGTCAGCCCTGACTTTAAGAATTTatacttttgggacttccctggtggcacagtggttacgaatctgcctgccaatgcaggggacgcgggttcgatccctggtcctcccacatgctgcggaggaactaagtccgtgcaccacaactactgagcccgcgtgctgcaactactgaagcccacgcagctagagcctgcgctctgcaacaagagaagccaccgcaatgagaagcccgcgcaccacaatgaagagtagcccccgctcgccacaactagagaaagcccgtgtgcagcaacgaagacccaacgcagccaaaaataaataaattaaaagaaaaatttacacttctaaggaaaagacagaaaaataaacaattacaatACAGAATTTTGTAAGTTTATAAAAGAATTGCTGCTTTCCCTCCTTGAAATGTGGATAAATGGGgatgagaaaaagaacaatataggaaggaaaaaaagttatGCAAAGAAGATAGCAAAACAccaaattttaacaaaaatttagtaaaactaaaaaaatttttcagataCATATCATACAAAATTGTATAAAAAGTTAGGAGGTGAAGTCACTACAAGACAATTAAGCCTTCCcagtgtttttcattctcaaagtgtggtcttcaGATTTCCTGCATCCATCTCTGGagattatttgttaaaaatacaggCTCCTGGGCCCCACCTGGACAAACTGAGTCAGAGCCACTGAAAGTGGAACCTGgaatccttattttaaaaatatgctccaCAGACTGGTAACAACGATTGCCTATGAGGAGAATTGGATGGCTAACAATTAGAAATGGAAGTCTTACTATACATTCTTTATACTATATATCCTATGCACTTTTGTATTTCAAAATTCCTATGTGTTATGTCCCTATCTTAGTTACTCAAAgcccaaaaccaaaaccaaaccaaaaaacccatgATTCTTAAACATGCTCAAGCTTGAGAAGCACCATTATAGTCCATTTACCGATAGGTAAAACCAAAATGGCTGTCAGGCAGCAAGGGTATATATGTCAGAAAGTCTTGTCAGTCTCAAAAAGGATTTGTATTTCCTAATTACCAACTTTTgagagcaagttacttaacctttctgagctttaACTTTCTTACCTGCACAATCTAAAATCAAGAGTATTAtgacaattaaataaaatatagggaattccctggcagtccagtggttaggactcggcactctcactgctgggcccaggttcaatccctggtcaggatctaagatcctgaaagccacttggcacagaaaacaaaaaaagtatatatatatatatatatatatatatatatatatacacacacacacacacacacacacatatatatgtatgtatatatatgcaaaatactttaaaagatgCCTATctatagcaagtgctcaataactgATAACTATGTTTTACAAAATTACTTTGAGACTCAAGCCCATTAGCTCATACAAAGCACTGCTTCCCACCAGTTTCCTAGAAAAGGAACTTTCTAGGGAAGATGTGACTAACACCCCAGAACTGAAATCAGAAAAGACTTTCTCACTGTTAGTGACCTTTAATTTGTGAAGCCAGAAAACTCAAATCCAATTTTTGAAAGTCACCGTACAGTTgttaaaagcaaaagaatttggttgcctgggttcaaattctgactctgcctAGTGTGAGACTCTGGTCCTTACTTAACCTCGTTTCTTCATATAAAAGATGAAGCTATCTACCCCACAAGGTAGTGGAGCAGCCTAAACTACACATGTAAAAGCAAAGTCCTTACCTTAACTTGCATACAATgtttaactcaaagtggatcatagccttaaatgtaagagctaaacgtataaaactcttagaataaaacacAGGAGCGAaactttgtgactttgggttagataatgatttcttagatatgacaccatagCACAAGTGGTAAGAgactgataagctggacttcaccaaaattaaaaacttctgtgcttcaaaggacaccgtcaagaaagtgaaaaaacaacccacaaaatgggagaacatatttgcaaatcatttatctgataaggggcttgtacccagaatacataaaaaactcttacaactcaataataaaaagacaaatagcccagtttaaaaatgggcaaaggttctgaatatacatttctccaaagacatacaaatgaccaataaacatatgaaagaatattcaacatcattagtcattagggaaatgcaaatcaaaaccagaagatatcacctcacactcacTAGCATAACCAGTAAGAAAAACTGGTAACAGTGCTgtccaggatgtggagaaattagacccctcgggacttccctagtggtgcagtggttaagaatccgcttgccaatgcaggggacacggtttcgagctctggtctgggaagatcccacatgctgaggagcaactaagcctgtgtgccacaactactgagcctgcgctctacagcctgcgagccacaactactgaggcctgcgcacctagagtccgtgctccgcaacaagagaagccacctcaatgagaagctcgcacaccgcaatgagaagcccgcgcaccacaacgaagagtagcccctgctcaccgcaactagagaaagcccacgtgcagcaaaagacccaacgcagccaaaaataaataaatgaatgaatgatgaaaaaaattaagaaatgcctttctttctaaaaaaaagaaagaaagaaattagacccctcatttattgctggtgggaatgtaaaatagtgcagccactctggaacacaggcagttcttcaaaatgttaaacacagagtttaccatatgaccctgcaaatccactcctaggaatatatCCAAGATAACCAAAAATATATGCTTACACAAAAGCTTGTACAGAAAATGATAGTAGCATTATTTGTTATAGCCCCAAAGTGAAAACGACTCAAACGTCCATCACCTGATGaattgataaacaaaatgtgctatatccacacaaaatattacttagccataaaaaggaacgaagtaccGGCACAtgctacaacctggatgaacTCTGAAAACATTAAGCAGATTCCATGTCTATGGAAATGTCCAGAAAAAGCCAagctatagagatagaaagtacatgagtggttgccaggagctgaggaGATTGGGGGGACATGGGCAGTGATTACTAATGGGTTTGGGTtccttttgggggtgataaaaatgttctaaaatttattgtggcaatggctgcacaactctgtgactacgctaaaaatcattaaattctATGCTTTAAATGGGTAAACTTTATGGTatacaaattatatctcaatgaagctgcttaaaaaacaacatcaacaaaaaacTGCCTAGCCTAGCTCAATAGACAATGCCTGATTACTTCCAACTGTGTCCAGAACTAAATAACCCTGGACGGGTCTGTTTCCCCACACTTTGGAAGGACTCCTAAGGAGTCCCTCCCACTTTTGACCCTTCGGAATCCTGAAGGAACAAACGTTTGCCCCCGGGGTTCTGGGGTTCCTCTGGGCAGGGAATGGACCACAAGATCTACAACGCTTAGACCTTGGGCAAACAGTGCCAGGGCTCACACGGTCCTCATCGTTCCTCTACGGCCCCACTCCCTGCCGCTATCGGCCTGGAGATGCGCTTACCCAAGGCACAAGCCATAGCGGCGCCCACCAGGCCTCCCCCGGACACCACCACATCGTACACGGTGTCTGACGAGGCGCCGGCCCACCTCCGGCAGGAGACCAGCGGGCCCCTCCGGGCAGCGGCAGGGGCAGTCCCCCACCGGATCCTAGCCAGCCGGGCCGCCATAGTCCTGACCTGCACCGTAACTGGCGTCCCGCTGGGCTCGCCTGGGGTTAGCACTTCCGGAGCAGAGCTCTCCAGTCACAGGCCGCTTGAGCCACCACCTCAAAACCGGAAGTATAACGAGCAAAAAGAATAGGCCAATCAGAAAACGAACTTTGCCTGCTTGGGCGGGATAGATTAGAGGCTGCCTGGGAAGGGGACTGGTTCGTGTATCCCCCTCGGAGCCAATCAGAGGCCCAAGCTAGAAAGGGGAGGAACCTGACCCGCTTAGCTTGCACCTCCACTCCCGCTGTCATCCCCGCTGTCTCCGCCGCTTCTGTCTCTTCCCCGCTGAGAAGATGACCGTGGGGAGGTCTGCGGGAGCCTCCGGCGGCGCTCAGTGGAGCTGTCAGgtgaggggagaaaaagaaggggagtTATCGTGTCTGAGCCCCGGAAAGGAATCCCTAAGAGAGGAAACTGTTTGAAGTTGCCTTGGAGACAGACGGCAAGGGCGTGTCACAGGGGCGTGGGATTAAAACGGGCAGTGTTTACGGATGCGGAGGCGGACTCCGGGACCTGAACCCCTTGAGCCTTACGTCAGGCTCTTTATAGAACCATAGAAATGGCCCCCAGTTCCCGGTTATCCTCTCAACCACCCCAGGACTAATAGCACGATTGTTGTCTCCATTttgtagaagagaaaaatgaggcgcagagagattaagaaatttgcccccaaattcatagagacaaagtaaATTGGTGGTCGCTTAGGGGTTGGGGAATGAGGAGGGTTAGGGAaaatagggagtgactgctaaatGGAATGGGGTCTTTTGGGGGGTTAttaaaattgtggtgatggttgcacaactctgactATACtgaaacccactgaattgtacacttgtaTGAATTGTATAGTAGGTGTGAATTATATCAATAAAgtcgggttttttgttttttgtttttttgcggtacgtgggcctctcactgttggggcctctcccgttgcggagcacaggctccggacgcgcaggctcagcggccatggctcacgggcccagccgctccgccgcatgtgggatcttcccggaccagggcacgaacccgtgtcccctgcatcggcaggcagactctcaaccactgcgccaccagggaagcccaataaagtcgttttttaaaaaaggaattctcCTAAAATCACACGCTCTTTAGTAGCAGAGCGAGGGCTAGAGCACATACATATCTTTGACTCAGAATCCAGTGTTCTTTTCAGTATTAGAGCTGGACCCAGTTCAACCATCACCAAGTGTCACTTGGAGGCCTGCAGCGGCCCTTCCCAACTGGTTTCCAGCTGCAACCAACCAGTCACCCTGTGGGGTCCCATCATGGCCCCAGCCTGCTTCTTTCAGGATATCTCTTGCTACTATCCTCCAACCACACTGGCCCTCTTTCTACCTCTCCAAAAGTCCAAAATTTTGTCCCTGCCTCAAGAcctttgtatttgctttttttcaaACCCCAAACCCACTTACCCCAGATCTTAGCAAGGCTGGAGTTTTTCTCACCAATCAGGTGTCAGTCTAAAAGTCCTCCGCAGTGAGAAAGTAAAAATCATCCCAGGACTGGGAAAGTAAAACTCAAGACTGTAACAGACCCAGATGAGGCCAGCAGCAAGATCAGCAGAAATCAGTATTTCTCACAGGGCCACACTGTACCTGCAAAATGACTAATACCCCATACTTCTAAATGATTATGCTTACTTATCAATTACCTACTCAGCCCTACTTTGCTCTTGTCACCTTTTGAATAAAAATTGCTCATTCACCCAGTTACTAAACTGTGCCCTCTTTCTGACGGCATCCATCCATCCTTGCTTCCCCTAACCCTCCTCAGAATCATTCAGGACAAGCCAACCCTAGAAAAAGCCCCCACCCCATGCCAAGTTCCCTATACTTTCCCATGGTATGCTGTAGCAAATTAATAAACCTAGTTCTGATTACAGGTACATTCCTAGTGGTCTTTATCTGATGGGCTTTTATCAACAGAAAAGCGTCCCATAGCCACTCCATCACTCTATAATCTCACAGTTTCATTGCTTTTATTGGATTTATTACCATCTTACATTAGCTTTCCCCCTTCACTAGGATGTAAGCCTCATGAGAGTAGGGACCTTGTTTGTCTTCTTCGCAGCCTAATACTCAATGCACATgaggcacccaataaatattttctgaatgaatggaGTATTTAAGCCCAGTTGGATTTCCCACTTTCTAGGACTCTTTCAGCTCGACCACACTGTCTCtcctgttaattacttattcctAGTAACAGGGTAGGAATTAGCTAGAATATGAGGAAAGCAGCGGTATAGACAAGGGAAGCAGGAAAAGGAAGATTGGCAACAAGTAGGTAAAACCCAAGTAGGGCAGGTCCCAGAGAGTGGCCAAAGTTACAGGTAGGATTCCTGGAGAGCAGGGGTGCATGGTGGAGGTAGGTTCTCCATAAATGCTCACCGGACTGCATGAACCAACTTCAGCTCTCTGCTTCCCTTTCCCACCCTTCAACCAAGCACACCTCATTTACCAATATGTGAAATTTCTTTAAAGCAAggaacacatttttctttgtccCCTGCCTCAGTCCCTAATGTatacttatttaaaatgaaattagtagtttttaaatcacagtttgaCCCACAGTCTTACTctatttcatttcagatatttccccccaaatcctCCTCAGACACAGAGGCAGAAGAGGAGCTGTGTGGGAATGGGCTGGTTTTGCCCAGGGCTGGCAAACTCAGTGAGTTCATCAGCCCAGAGGAGGAGACAGATTCTACTTCTGACTCAACTGCGAGTTTTTACGAGACCCTGCAGGCACTAAGGCAGAAAGACAGGTGGTGCCTGTTGGAATCCCTTTATCTGTCTGACCCAGACAGTGATGAAAGCGTCTCTGAAGATGATGAGGACCTGGAGAGTTTCTTCCAAGACAAAGGCAGGGGGAAGCCACAGGTGCAGTCCCCCCGCTCTCCGAGGTAAGGCAGTGCAGTTCAACAGCTGCCTCACTGCACAACTCTGGCCAAGTCACATCATGACTCTGGGCCTCACCTTCCTCCTCAGTAAAACAGAGACCACTCCTGCAAGTGCCACCTACCCAGGCTTCAGCCCAGAATCAGCCAAACGTGTTCTGGTTCCTACCCAGCAGTCCTGAATCACTTTGGGTAACCTTGAGTCACCTGAAGGTTTGGGATCAATTAAAGAGATGCCTTTCCCAAATATACTACCTCCCTGAGAATGGCAACAAGGTCCATTTCCCTTGGCCAAGCCCtgctatatgcatatatactttatctcatttaatatttactttctcCTCCCAATCACCCTGTAAGTAGATATTATTTTtgccattctacagatgaagaaattgaggttccAAGAGAACctcgctcaaggtcacacagctggtcattGTTTGAAGCAAGATTGGAACCTGGGCCTGACTCTAAAGGCTTCCTGTGTACGAATGCACTCTTCTCTCTACCGAATGAAAATATTAAGAGTGCAAAGTGGCAATTCTCAGGTCCATTCTAAGGAGAGACTTTCTACTAGGGCTGCTAGGATGGCCTGTGGGAAGGAGAGAAGCCTGGTTGAGAAAGGCGCAGGCCTAGAGGCCTGTGGGGCTGCAATGTGAGGCTGAGAAACTGTGACCTGctggaagggagggggaaggaggaggatcTTGGAGGAGCCGGGCCTCCTGGCCCCCCTGTCCTCCACGCACAGAGCTGCTCTCTTCCCACAGGTGTGGCTCCATGAGGCGCTGCAGCTCCTTGAGCAACCTGCCCGCCGATCTTCCCAAGGCTCAGCCTCAGCCACCCTCCAgctccaggcctccctcccagcACAGAAGCATCAGCTCCTGGGCTTCATCCATCACCGTCCCTCAGCCGTTCCGCATGACGCTGCGCGAGGCCTGGAAGAAGGCCCAGTGGCTGGCCTCCCCTGCCTCCTTTGAGCATGAGAGGCAGAAGGCCCAGAAGCAGGGCCAGGAGGAGGCCGAGTGCCACCGGCAGTTCCGGGCACAGCCTGTGCCTGCGCACGTCTACCTGCCCCTCTACCAGGAGATCATGGAGCGCAACGAGGCACGCAGGCGGGCAGGGAtccagaagaggaaggaactgCTCCTCTCTTCCTTGAAGCCCTTCAGCTTCCTGGGGAAGGACGAGCAGCGAAAGAAAGCCATTCAACAGAGGGACCTGGTCGCCACAGCTAAGGCCCAAGTCCCCAAGCAGAAGGCCATCAGGAGGATCCCCACAGCCATTCTGGAGCCAGCCCTCGGGGACAAACTCCAGGGTAAAGACATCCTtgcctcctgcctgcctcctgcCTGGGGGTACCAAGCAGTGCTGTGGGGGTTTAGTCGGGCTCAGGGGTCACCCTGGCTCGGAGATGGGCTGTTCGGGCAGACCCGCTAGAGGCCTTGCTCAGTGCAGGCCACGGGGTAGGGTTGGATCTGCCCATACAATGGGGGTGCCTAGTCGGGAGAGGAGTAGGAGGCCCCGGGTTCATCCCGTTGACCTCACCTGGCTCAGTGAGTGGATACGAAGGCCTCTGCGGCAGCACGGGTGCCGGAGCAGAGAACCAATGAGACGTCTGAGTACCAGCCTAGGCCTGCACCACCACTAGCCAGCTGCCCCAAGGAAAGCCCCTCACATCCTGTGAGGTACTCATTTCAAGACGCATAGGTCAGTTAAAGGACTCTGGCTTTATTCGCTCATTCCGTAGCATGCGCCACGTCCCAGGCGTGAATAAATAGACGTAGAGTTTGCGGACATGGGAGGGAGACCAATAATTACAAATGTGACAAGTCACTTGCAGGAGTTAAAGGGGGAAGCCTAGGGCTCCAATGTCACCTATAATAGAGGGACCTGACTTAGAGTGTGGTGGGCGGTGGGAACAGTTAGGGAACGTCCCGAGGGAAAGTGAGCACTGTCCTGAGGGAAAGTGAGCACTGACCCTGAAGGaggagccatggtgaattcaatgAAGAGGGAAGAAGAGTGTACCAGGCAAAGGTAATAGCATGGAGGTAAGAAAGCTGAGCACACCCAAGGCATGGAAAGGTAGaggggagacagaagaggagccGGGGGTGGGACAGACAGGCACAGGCCAGACCTGGGGCCTTGTAGGCCATGGGAGGGAGTTTGGACTTCATCCCAAGGGCagggggagccactgaagggttttaagtaGGGTGGCTCACGATCAGATACGAAGCTCAGAAAGCTCACTCTGCTGTGGGGATAATTGTAGGGGGACAGGCAAGTCCAGAGGGATGTTGATCTGTAGGAGCCTATTTCAGTGATTCAACTGAGAAATTATGAAACTAGTAGCAGGGAGGATGAAAAGAGGCTGGACCGGAGAGCGGTTAAAGAGGAGGCGGCGGCAGGACTGATGAGCGAGGAGGACATGAGAACAATGTGGGCAGTGGGCTTGGGCAGTTGGGTGGACGGTGGGGCCTCTGCCTGAGAAGGGAGACCTGGGAGAGGAGCAGGTGACTGGCCCATCCCTCCTGCTCCATCTCTGAAGAAGGAACcatagaaagtgctcagtaagtgtaaATGGTAGCTGCTTCTGCAGCCTGATTGGCACACAGCAGTGGTGTCCTAGTCAACATTCATTAAGGCactctccaggaaaaaaaaaggaagttgatttgcagtgtttgCCATTTTCATGGTATAAATACCCCTATCCTGGCCAATTTCAAGCTTTCCACACGATGCCAACTAGCTCGGAAAATTCCTGAAAAGTTAATGCTGAGTTCCAGCACACTAACTGCGAGTGTTTAAGAGGGAAAGCTCGCCACACCTTTTGGTTTGAGGCTTGGTCCCTTCTCACCCCTTGCTCCCCTGACTTCTTCTCCACAGAAGCTGAGCTCTTGAGGAAAATTCGCATCCAGATGAGAGCCCTGGACATGCTCCAGATGGCCTCCTCCCCCATTGCCTCCTCCAGTGGCCGGGCTGACTCACAGCCTCGAATAGCCACCCGGACCCGGGAGGAGAAGCTTGGGTTTCTGCACACTGACTTTGGATTCCAGCCTCGGGTGAATCCTGCCGTCCCTGACTATGAAGAACTTTACAAGGCCTTCCAGAAAAGAGCTGCCAAGAGAAGAGACACCAAGGAGGTGACTCGCAACAAGCCCTTCTTGCTGAGAACCGCCAGTCTGCGTCGTACTCCTCGGCCCTGTGATGCTGCCGCCTCTGAAGGGAGGAGGGTGAGAGCCCAGGCCGCTGCAGGAGGGTCAGGGCTGAGGCCCTAAACACAGGAGGGGCCAGGTCTCAATGGAAGGCACTTCTCATGACACTTttctatcttaatttttttaaaacaccggCTCAGCTGTAAGCAGATCCACAGTTCCTAAAAATTTAAGACCACAAGAatacttcccttccttccctctctgtagAGGGATTTTTCAGAAATAAGTGCAAGCAAGTCTGGAAGGCAGGGAGTTGGGGTCAATTGCCATGTCCCAATACCAATTCCAAAGAATTCTTctcatttaattaaaaactttGGGATTGATATCCAAGTCTTGCCCTGTTTAACTAAACTCAAGATCTCATTACCCTTGCCTTAACCCCAAGAAAGACCTGAAGATTCTCTCTGACTAGTCCTTCGCTAAAATTGAATCCCAGTTAAGATAGAAACTAATTGCACGTGCTGTCCTACCAATATTAGCCTTCATTTCTTCTAGGAATCTCCACAGCCACCCGGCACACCCCTGCCAAGGAGTCGTTCTCTGAGTGGGCTTGCTTCCCTCTCTGCCAACACCCTCCCCGTGCACATCACAGacgccaccaggaagagggaatctGCAGTCAGGTGAGTGGTCAGGCTGCATGAGACCCACAGTGCTCAGATCTTAGCCCCAATGCTGGAAAGCACTCCGCTGCTGGCCTTCTCTCCTGTTTATCAGAGAGACCGAAAGGGGTGGAAGGGGAGTCTTGATCAGGACAGGAATTCATGTGACTCTCCACACTTCGTGCTGGAGAACACTTAACCATCACTCAGCCAATATTCATGGGGGactcactttgtgccaggcacagcaTTAAGGCTGGAGATACCTTATAGAACCTATAGTTTAATATCTAGTCTGAAATACAGAAAGGCAAAGAAGCAACTATCACATCTTGTGAGTAGCACAATGATGGGGAAATGCAGGGGACTgtggcggggaggggcgggggcgggcactGGGCAGCCTGGGTCTTTTGTAATAGATGCCTGAGGTGAAACCTGAAGAATGAGAAGTCAGCCAGACAAAGGCTGGAAAGAAACAAGTTTCCAAACAGAATAACATGCATAAAGACCCACTGGTGAAAGAGGAAGGAAGCGTTAGGAACAGGAATTCAGAGAAGCCTGAACCTGTGTGTGTGACCCTGCCACAAAGAAGATGAGGCATCCATCGCATAGATTTGAGATTCTCTGAGAGTCATCTTGGGGAACTATTAGAAGTCGGTTGGGAAGCAGGAGCCTCCTTATTTGTAACTCTTTAACTGACCTGACTCTGTCATGGTAGTCTCATCCAGACAGCACCCCAGCAGGAGTTCCCCCACTAGGCCTCTGAGCTGAAGTCAGCAGGAGAGGTCATGCTGTAACTGGTGGCTTAGCTCTGGGAGAGGACTGGCATCTCAGTGCCTTCCTGTGGGGCTCACAGAGGAGTACATGGAATCTACTTGGCTCTTTAAGACCCACAACAGGGATTTTGGAAATGTATTTAGAATCCAAGGTATACTCCCTCCTTCCTCAAATTTCACAGCGTTACTGAATCGAGGCTAAATGCATCAGAATCCTGAGGTCCCACTACGATAGGTCTCATGAACCAGACAGTGGCCCACCTGCAGAGAATGTCCATATCTCCGTTCTGGCAATAGGGAGTTTGACATATTAGCAGATTAAACTGTCATGCCCTCCTTCCTAATAAGTCCATTTGAATATAAACACCCTACTGCAAGAGTCttgactgtttttttcttttggtagaaCTCTCCATAGTACCTTGTAGAATGATATTTGTACAAACTAAGTGCTGCTGGTTGACCCCAAATTGTGCATTGAGGGAGGCCCATTTCCAGTTCTCTGTGGAAATGCAGGTTTGTATTCCCAAAGGACCATGGACCCAGGCACCTTCCAGCCCACCATTTACAGCACAGTTGTCAAGGGCAGAGGCTTGGGAGTCAGACAGCCACTGGCATGCTGGGTAGCTTCAAGCAAGTGGTTTACCCTCCCTGAGGGTCAATCTTGTTGCCTATAAAAAGGGAGACTTACAGTCCTTACCTCACAGGGCAGCTATGAGAATTTACAAAAGCTAATGGCTATAAAGCACTTATTGGTGCCTGTCTGCACGTGGTTCAGTGTAGGTAGCTCAGCAAATGGTAGCAATTAGTATTATTTTGTTTCCAGATG
Above is a genomic segment from Pseudorca crassidens isolate mPseCra1 chromosome 1, mPseCra1.hap1, whole genome shotgun sequence containing:
- the FAM161B gene encoding protein FAM161B isoform X1 is translated as MTVGRSAGASGGAQWSCQIFPPKSSSDTEAEEELCGNGLVLPRAGKLSEFISPEEETDSTSDSTASFYETLQALRQKDRWCLLESLYLSDPDSDESVSEDDEDLESFFQDKGRGKPQVQSPRSPRCGSMRRCSSLSNLPADLPKAQPQPPSSSRPPSQHRSISSWASSITVPQPFRMTLREAWKKAQWLASPASFEHERQKAQKQGQEEAECHRQFRAQPVPAHVYLPLYQEIMERNEARRRAGIQKRKELLLSSLKPFSFLGKDEQRKKAIQQRDLVATAKAQVPKQKAIRRIPTAILEPALGDKLQEAELLRKIRIQMRALDMLQMASSPIASSSGRADSQPRIATRTREEKLGFLHTDFGFQPRVNPAVPDYEELYKAFQKRAAKRRDTKEVTRNKPFLLRTASLRRTPRPCDAAASEGRRESPQPPGTPLPRSRSLSGLASLSANTLPVHITDATRKRESAVRNSLEKKDKADQSTQWSEMHKKKCQAISKSVTLRAKAMDPHKSLEEVFKAKLKENRNNDRKRAKEYKKELEEMKKRIQIRPYLFEQVTKDLARKEAEQRYRDTLKHAGLDEDFVRNKGQGNRALQWKEQSEVRDCPRQSVLLCLPEAVSEHLPDKDTRKPATGSREQMCYYWTFCIHKSDHVIPHLKPCSGYPVPPG
- the FAM161B gene encoding protein FAM161B isoform X3, with protein sequence MTVGRSAGASGGAQWSCQIFPPKSSSDTEAEEELCGNGLVLPRAGKLSEFISPEEETDSTSDSTASFYETLQALRQKDRWCLLESLYLSDPDSDESVSEDDEDLESFFQDKGRGKPQVQSPRSPRCGSMRRCSSLSNLPADLPKAQPQPPSSSRPPSQHRSISSWASSITVPQPFRMTLREAWKKAQWLASPASFEHERQKAQKQGQEEAECHRQFRAQPVPAHVYLPLYQEIMERNEARRRAGIQKRKELLLSSLKPFSFLGKDEQRKKAIQQRDLVATAKAQVPKQKAIRRIPTAILEPALGDKLQEAELLRKIRIQMRALDMLQMASSPIASSSGRADSQPRIATRTREEKLGFLHTDFGFQPRVNPAVPDYEELYKAFQKRAAKRRDTKEVTRNKPFLLRTASLRRTPRPCDAAASEGRRESPQPPGTPLPRSRSLSGLASLSANTLPVHITDATRKRESAVRNSLEKKDKADQSTQWSEMHKKKCQAISKSVTLRAKAMDPHKSLEEVFKAKLKENRNNDRKRAKEYKKELEEMKKRIQIRPYLFEQVTKDLARKEAEQRYRDTLKHAGLDEDFVRNKGQGNRALQWKEQSEVRDCPRLKHGPFGDDKNDTLITTTWVC
- the FAM161B gene encoding protein FAM161B isoform X2, producing the protein MTVGRSAGASGGAQWSCQIFPPKSSSDTEAEEELCGNGLVLPRAGKLSEFISPEEETDSTSDSTASFYETLQALRQKDRWCLLESLYLSDPDSDESVSEDDEDLESFFQDKGRGKPQVQSPRSPRCGSMRRCSSLSNLPADLPKAQPQPPSSSRPPSQHRSISSWASSITVPQPFRMTLREAWKKAQWLASPASFEHERQKAQKQGQEEAECHRQFRAQPVPAHVYLPLYQEIMERNEARRRAGIQKRKELLLSSLKPFSFLGKDEQRKKAIQQRDLVATAKAQVPKQKAIRRIPTAILEPALGDKLQEAELLRKIRIQMRALDMLQMASSPIASSSGRADSQPRIATRTREEKLGFLHTDFGFQPRVNPAVPDYEELYKAFQKRAAKRRDTKEVTRNKPFLLRTASLRRTPRPCDAAASEGRRESPQPPGTPLPRSRSLSGLASLSANTLPVHITDATRKRESAVRNSLEKKDKADQSTQWSEMHKKKCQAISKSVTLRAKAMDPHKSLEEVFKAKLKENRNNDRKRAKEYKKELEEMKKRIQIRPYLFEQVTKDLARKEAEQRYRDTLKHAGLDEDFVRNKGQGNRALQWKEQSEVRDCPSTHETTKLGIRNPRQDLEESLEQPTSPKKELEEPSYELPDNLKSFG